One part of the Streptomyces sp. AM 2-1-1 genome encodes these proteins:
- a CDS encoding acetyl-CoA C-acetyltransferase codes for MPEAVIVSAARSPIGRAFKGSLKDLRADDLTATIIRTALAKVPELDPRDIDDLMLGCGLPGGEQGNNLGRVVAVQMGMDHLPGCTVTRYCSSSLQTSRMALHAIKAGEGDVFISAGVEMVSRFVSGNSDSLPDTHNPVFAEAEARTAARAEESGASWHDPREDGLLPDAYISMGQTAENLARIKGISRAEMDEFGVRSQNLAEEALKNGFWEREITPVTTPDGTVVAKDDGPRAGVTLEGVSGLKPVFRPDGLVTAGNCCPLNDGAAALVIMSDTKARELGLTPLARIVSTGVSGLSPEIMGYGPVEASKQALKRAGLTVDDIDLAELNEAFAAQVIPSYRDLGLPLEKVNVNGGAIAVGHPFGMTGARITGTLINSLQFHDKQFGLETMCVGGGQGMAMVIERLS; via the coding sequence ATGCCCGAAGCCGTGATCGTCTCTGCCGCCCGTTCGCCCATCGGCCGCGCTTTCAAGGGGTCCCTCAAGGACCTGCGGGCGGACGACCTGACCGCCACCATCATCCGGACCGCCCTGGCGAAGGTCCCCGAGCTGGACCCGAGGGACATCGACGACCTGATGCTCGGCTGCGGTCTCCCCGGCGGCGAGCAGGGCAACAACCTGGGCCGCGTCGTCGCCGTCCAGATGGGGATGGACCACCTGCCGGGCTGTACGGTCACCCGCTACTGCTCCTCCTCGCTCCAGACCAGCCGCATGGCGCTGCACGCCATCAAGGCCGGCGAGGGCGACGTCTTCATCTCCGCCGGTGTCGAGATGGTCTCCCGCTTCGTCAGCGGGAACTCCGACAGCCTGCCGGACACGCACAACCCGGTCTTCGCCGAGGCGGAGGCGCGCACCGCCGCCCGCGCCGAGGAGTCCGGCGCGAGCTGGCACGACCCGCGCGAGGACGGGCTGCTCCCGGACGCGTACATCTCGATGGGGCAGACCGCCGAGAACCTCGCGCGGATCAAGGGCATCAGCCGGGCGGAGATGGACGAGTTCGGCGTACGGTCCCAGAACCTCGCCGAGGAGGCCCTGAAGAACGGCTTCTGGGAGCGCGAGATCACCCCCGTCACCACCCCGGACGGCACGGTCGTCGCCAAGGACGACGGCCCGCGCGCGGGCGTCACCCTGGAGGGCGTCTCCGGGCTCAAGCCGGTCTTCCGCCCCGACGGCCTGGTCACCGCCGGCAACTGCTGCCCGCTCAACGACGGTGCCGCGGCCCTCGTGATCATGTCCGACACCAAGGCGCGCGAGCTGGGCCTGACCCCCCTCGCCCGGATCGTCTCCACCGGCGTCTCCGGCCTCTCCCCCGAGATCATGGGATACGGCCCGGTCGAGGCCAGCAAGCAGGCGCTGAAGCGCGCCGGGCTCACCGTGGACGACATCGACCTCGCCGAGCTCAACGAGGCCTTCGCCGCCCAGGTCATCCCCTCCTACCGGGACCTCGGCCTGCCGCTGGAGAAGGTCAACGTCAACGGCGGCGCCATCGCCGTCGGCCACCCCTTCGGCATGACGGGCGCCCGCATCACCGGGACCCTGATCAACAGCCTGCAGTTCCACGACAAGCAGTTCGGCCTGGAGACGATGTGCGTCGGCGGTGGCCAGGGCATGGCCATGGTCATCGAGCGCCTGAGCTGA
- a CDS encoding SGNH/GDSL hydrolase family protein, with amino-acid sequence MARRIAAGAAFGGGSIGLIGAATVGLVMAEVQLAKRQVGGNTAPVPPSADGRYGGAFSGLTDPLRLALLGDSTAAGQGVRRAGQTPGALLASGLAAVAERPVDMRNVAQPGARSDDLERQVTLLLADPARHPDVCVIMIGANDVTHRMPATLSVRCLTTAVRRLRTAGAEVVVATCPDLGTIEPVYQPLRWLARRVSRQLAAAQTIGAVEQGGRTVSLGDLLGPEFEANPRELFGPDNYHPSAEGYATAAMAVLPTLCAVLGLWPETDHLDGSRREDMLPVAKAASQAAHEAGTEVTGARAPWALLKHRRRRRLPAHTEPHPHPPGHEADGQRPAAGAEGEGRHGNGGAGPAPGTAPGPAAPGASSDARARASRRRP; translated from the coding sequence GTGGCACGGCGGATCGCGGCGGGCGCCGCGTTCGGTGGCGGCAGCATCGGGCTCATCGGGGCGGCGACGGTCGGCCTCGTCATGGCGGAGGTACAGCTCGCGAAGCGGCAGGTGGGAGGCAACACGGCCCCGGTCCCACCGAGCGCGGACGGACGGTACGGCGGCGCCTTCTCGGGTCTCACCGATCCCCTCCGGCTGGCTCTTCTCGGTGACTCCACGGCGGCCGGGCAGGGGGTGCGGCGGGCCGGACAGACGCCGGGAGCGCTGCTCGCGTCGGGGTTGGCGGCGGTCGCCGAGCGGCCGGTGGACATGCGCAACGTGGCCCAGCCGGGGGCCAGGTCGGACGATCTGGAGCGGCAGGTGACGCTGCTGCTCGCCGACCCGGCCCGGCATCCGGACGTCTGCGTGATCATGATCGGCGCCAACGACGTCACCCACCGGATGCCGGCCACGCTCTCGGTGCGCTGTCTGACCACCGCCGTGCGCAGGCTGCGGACCGCGGGTGCGGAGGTGGTGGTGGCGACCTGCCCGGACCTCGGCACGATCGAGCCGGTCTACCAGCCGCTGCGGTGGCTGGCCCGCCGGGTCAGCCGGCAGCTGGCAGCGGCGCAGACGATCGGCGCGGTGGAACAGGGCGGGCGTACGGTCTCGCTGGGCGATCTGCTGGGGCCGGAGTTCGAGGCGAATCCGCGCGAGCTCTTCGGCCCGGACAACTACCACCCCTCGGCGGAGGGGTACGCCACGGCGGCCATGGCGGTGCTGCCGACGCTCTGCGCGGTTCTCGGGCTCTGGCCGGAGACGGACCACCTCGACGGCTCGCGGCGCGAGGACATGCTGCCGGTGGCGAAGGCGGCGTCCCAGGCGGCCCACGAGGCGGGCACCGAGGTCACCGGGGCGCGTGCTCCCTGGGCCCTGCTCAAGCACCGCCGCCGGCGGCGGCTGCCCGCCCACACGGAGCCCCACCCGCACCCCCCGGGGCACGAGGCGGACGGGCAGCGCCCCGCGGCCGGCGCGGAGGGGGAGGGCCGGCACGGGAACGGCGGGGCCGGCCCGGCGCCCGGTACGGCTCCGGGGCCCGCCGCCCCGGGAGCGAGCTCCGACGCCCGGGCCCGCGCCTCCCGGCGGCGCCCGTAG
- a CDS encoding cystathionine beta-synthase — protein MQFHDSMISLVGNTPLVRLRSVSAGIQATVLAKVEYFNPGGSVKDRIALRMIEAAEQSGALRPGGTIVEPTSGNTGVGLAIVAQQKGYKCVFVCPDKVSTDKINVMRAYGAEVVVCPTAVDPSHPDSYYNVSDRLVRETPGAWKPDQYSNPDNPRSHYETTGPELWEQTEGRITHFVAGVGTGGTITGTGRYLKEVSDGKVTVVGADPEGSVYSGGSGRPYLVEGVGEDFWPSAYDRTVTDEIVAVSDKDSFQMTRRLAKEEGLLVGGSCGMAVVAALEVARRLGPDDVVVVLLPDSGRGYLSKIFNDEWMADYGFLEDTGPSARVDAVLAHKEGPMPSLVHMHPDETVGQAIEVLREYGVSQMPIVKPGAGHPDVMAAEVVGSVVERELLDALFTKRASLTDPLEKHMSAPLPQVGSGEPVEDLMAVLSGSGAADAAIVLVEGKPKGVVSRQDLLSFLAKESGVTV, from the coding sequence GTGCAATTTCACGATTCGATGATCAGCCTTGTCGGCAACACCCCGCTGGTCAGGCTGCGGAGCGTTTCGGCGGGCATCCAGGCGACCGTCCTGGCCAAGGTCGAATACTTCAACCCCGGCGGTTCGGTGAAGGACCGCATCGCGCTGCGCATGATCGAGGCGGCCGAGCAGAGCGGCGCCCTACGACCCGGCGGCACCATCGTCGAGCCCACGAGCGGCAACACCGGCGTGGGGCTCGCCATCGTCGCCCAGCAGAAGGGGTACAAGTGCGTCTTCGTCTGCCCGGACAAAGTGTCCACGGACAAGATCAATGTGATGCGCGCCTACGGCGCCGAGGTCGTCGTCTGCCCGACGGCGGTCGATCCCTCCCACCCGGACTCGTACTACAACGTCTCCGACCGGTTGGTCCGTGAGACCCCCGGTGCCTGGAAGCCCGACCAGTACTCCAACCCGGACAACCCGCGCTCGCACTACGAGACCACCGGTCCCGAGCTGTGGGAGCAGACGGAGGGGCGGATCACGCACTTCGTCGCGGGGGTCGGCACCGGCGGCACCATCACCGGGACCGGCCGCTACCTCAAGGAGGTCAGCGACGGGAAGGTCACCGTCGTCGGCGCCGACCCGGAGGGCTCGGTCTACTCCGGCGGTTCGGGGCGCCCGTACCTGGTGGAAGGGGTCGGCGAGGACTTCTGGCCGTCCGCCTACGACCGGACCGTGACGGACGAGATCGTCGCCGTCTCGGACAAGGACTCCTTCCAGATGACCCGGCGGCTCGCCAAGGAGGAAGGGCTGCTCGTCGGCGGTTCCTGCGGCATGGCGGTCGTCGCGGCGCTGGAGGTCGCCCGGCGGCTCGGCCCCGACGACGTCGTGGTCGTCCTGCTGCCGGACAGCGGACGCGGTTATCTCAGCAAGATCTTCAACGACGAGTGGATGGCCGACTACGGCTTCCTGGAGGACACCGGTCCCTCCGCGCGGGTCGACGCGGTGCTGGCCCACAAGGAGGGCCCGATGCCCTCGCTCGTCCACATGCACCCGGACGAGACGGTCGGCCAGGCGATCGAGGTGCTGCGCGAGTACGGCGTCTCCCAGATGCCGATCGTGAAGCCGGGCGCCGGACACCCGGACGTGATGGCCGCCGAAGTCGTCGGCTCGGTCGTCGAGCGCGAGCTCCTGGACGCCCTCTTCACCAAGCGCGCCTCGCTCACCGACCCGCTGGAGAAGCACATGTCGGCGCCGCTGCCGCAGGTCGGATCCGGTGAACCGGTCGAGGACCTGATGGCCGTGCTCAGCGGCTCCGGGGCCGCCGACGCGGCGATCGTGCTGGTCGAGGGGAAGCCGAAGGGCGTCGTGAGCAGGCAGGACCTGCTCTCCTTCCTGGCGAAGGAGAGCGGCGTCACCGTCTGA
- a CDS encoding MurR/RpiR family transcriptional regulator, with amino-acid sequence MGGSTPAARLQRLFEGRRLTPTQRRIAHSLVRGAADAPFLSSVELAELAGVSQPSVTRFAVALGFDGYPALRKHLRETGPADADRDTGEETYAYNAYQQAVHAEIENLRRLSDLLADPAPLERAGRLLADSTPLPVLGLRAASSQARGFGYFAAKVHPDVRVLDEGGSMLQDRIESARRAGARVLLCFALPRHPRETLDALGYARDQGLTTVTVADSVFAPVAALSDLLIPAPVGTGLAFDTACAPMLLGRVLLESMCDGLPQAQARLESFDARAAARGLFVE; translated from the coding sequence ATGGGCGGGAGCACCCCCGCAGCACGGTTGCAGCGGCTCTTCGAAGGGCGGCGGCTGACACCGACCCAGCGGCGGATCGCGCACTCCCTGGTACGCGGGGCCGCCGACGCCCCCTTCCTCTCCAGCGTCGAACTCGCCGAGCTGGCCGGGGTGAGCCAGCCCTCCGTCACCCGGTTCGCCGTCGCCCTCGGCTTCGACGGCTACCCGGCGCTCCGCAAGCACCTGCGGGAGACCGGGCCCGCCGACGCGGACCGGGACACGGGGGAGGAGACGTACGCGTACAACGCCTACCAGCAGGCCGTGCACGCCGAGATCGAGAACCTGCGCCGCCTCTCCGACCTGCTCGCCGACCCCGCACCGCTGGAGCGGGCCGGCCGGCTGCTGGCGGATTCGACCCCGCTGCCGGTGCTCGGTCTGCGCGCCGCGTCCTCCCAGGCCCGCGGGTTCGGCTACTTCGCCGCGAAGGTCCACCCCGACGTCCGGGTCCTCGACGAGGGCGGCTCGATGCTGCAGGACCGCATCGAGTCGGCCCGCCGGGCCGGCGCCCGGGTGCTGCTCTGCTTCGCACTGCCCCGCCACCCCAGGGAGACCCTGGACGCACTCGGTTACGCCCGCGACCAGGGCCTGACCACGGTGACCGTGGCCGACTCGGTCTTCGCCCCGGTCGCCGCGCTCAGCGACCTGCTCATCCCCGCGCCGGTCGGCACCGGCCTCGCCTTCGACACCGCCTGCGCCCCGATGCTGCTGGGCCGGGTCCTGCTGGAGTCCATGTGCGACGGGCTGCCGCAGGCGCAGGCGCGGCTGGAGTCCTTCGACGCACGGGCGGCGGCGCGGGGGCTCTTCGTCGAGTAG
- a CDS encoding roadblock/LC7 domain-containing protein, whose protein sequence is MVSEAELRDVLDELQRLRARVPLIGGALAASTDGLVLAHDTPGVEAEGVAALTAAALGVAIRMTEATGRAGFRELLVRGESGYIATYAAGSSAVLTLLAEDRINVGRLHLEGRRASARVGELVDSALDRVERTPPPAPARPPHSRALPQRPV, encoded by the coding sequence ATGGTGTCCGAGGCTGAGCTGCGGGACGTCCTCGACGAACTCCAGCGGTTGCGGGCCCGGGTGCCCCTCATCGGCGGCGCGCTGGCCGCCAGCACCGACGGTCTGGTGCTGGCCCACGACACCCCCGGCGTGGAGGCCGAAGGGGTCGCCGCCCTCACCGCCGCCGCGCTCGGCGTCGCGATCAGGATGACGGAGGCCACCGGCCGCGCCGGGTTCCGTGAGCTCCTCGTGCGCGGCGAGTCCGGTTACATCGCGACGTACGCCGCGGGCTCGTCCGCCGTACTGACGCTGCTCGCCGAGGACCGCATCAACGTCGGCCGTCTCCACCTGGAGGGCCGCAGGGCGAGTGCCCGGGTCGGGGAACTCGTCGACTCCGCGCTGGACCGTGTCGAGCGGACTCCGCCGCCGGCGCCCGCCAGGCCCCCGCACTCCCGCGCGCTGCCGCAACGCCCCGTGTAG
- a CDS encoding transcriptional regulator: MSTRTTPPEVDQAAVLSPMLQRLAAERATGALMRDRGTLYLADGKVVHAESPSTPGIDVLLTTGGALRHERWWDAVAQAGAGQRVGRYLVDSGHVPGGALELCHLGALYDAAFFVLAPTRTPTRFRYGVSHWIGPVRPVAVGAVERETLRRRELLDRIWPDALTDSAPLVRAPHPLDAPVPSRQRHVLELVDGVRTASDIAQVLGRSAFHTLVDLRRLAAAGLVAPVRKTVLPGAATPGRVTIPDVTSDPDVALLRRLRDALEAL; encoded by the coding sequence ATGAGCACCAGGACGACGCCTCCCGAGGTGGACCAGGCAGCCGTCCTCTCCCCGATGCTCCAGCGGCTCGCCGCCGAACGCGCCACCGGCGCCCTGATGCGCGACCGCGGCACGCTCTACCTCGCCGACGGGAAGGTGGTGCACGCGGAGAGCCCGTCCACCCCCGGCATCGACGTCCTGCTCACCACGGGCGGGGCGCTGCGCCACGAACGCTGGTGGGACGCGGTCGCCCAGGCGGGCGCCGGGCAGCGGGTCGGCCGCTACCTCGTCGACAGCGGCCATGTACCCGGTGGGGCACTGGAGTTGTGCCATCTGGGGGCGCTCTACGACGCCGCCTTCTTCGTCCTCGCCCCGACCCGTACGCCGACCAGGTTCCGGTACGGCGTCTCGCACTGGATCGGCCCGGTCCGGCCGGTCGCCGTGGGCGCCGTCGAGCGCGAGACGCTCCGGCGCCGGGAGCTGCTGGACCGGATCTGGCCCGACGCCCTGACCGACAGCGCCCCGCTCGTACGTGCCCCACACCCCCTCGACGCCCCGGTTCCCTCGCGCCAGCGCCACGTCCTGGAGCTGGTCGACGGGGTACGGACCGCCTCCGACATCGCGCAGGTGCTGGGGCGTTCGGCCTTCCACACCCTCGTCGACCTGCGGAGGCTCGCCGCCGCCGGACTGGTCGCGCCCGTGCGCAAGACGGTGCTGCCGGGGGCGGCCACGCCCGGCCGGGTCACCATCCCCGACGTCACGTCGGATCCGGACGTCGCTCTGCTGCGCCGGCTCCGCGATGCATTGGAGGCCCTGTGA
- the hutU gene encoding urocanate hydratase has product MSGPRPVRAARGTELSTLGWQQEAALRMLQNNLDPEVAEHPDKLVVYGGTGKAARDWRSYDAMVRTLRTLKQDETMLVQSGRPVGVMRTHEWAPRVLLANSNLVGDWANWEEFRRLEALGLTMYGQMTAGSWIYIGTQGILQGTYETFAAVAAKKFGGTLAGTITLTAGLGGMGGAQPLAVTMNDGVVICVDCDPRAIDRRIEHRYLDVRADGVAHALALATEARDARRPLSIGLLGNAAEILPGLLAAGAPIDIVTDQTSAHDPLAYLPVGVGFDEMATYAAEKPADFTRRARESMARHVEAMVGFMDAGAEVFDYGNSIRGEARLAGYDRAFDFPGFVPAYIRPLFCEGKGPFRWAALSGEAADIHRTDRAMLDLFPENESLRRWIGLAGERVHFQGLPARICWLGYGERDRAGERFNDMVASGELAAPLVIGRDHLDCGSVASPYRETEAMLDGSDAIADWPLLNAMVNVASGASWVSVHHGGGVGMGRSLHAGQVTVADGTPLAGEKIRRVLTNDPGMGVIRHVDAGYEGAERVAEERGVRVPMREGERRGEGDADGAAPGADGRETP; this is encoded by the coding sequence ATGTCAGGACCCCGCCCCGTCAGGGCCGCGCGCGGCACCGAACTGAGCACCCTGGGCTGGCAGCAGGAGGCCGCCCTGCGCATGCTCCAGAACAACCTGGACCCCGAGGTCGCCGAGCACCCCGACAAGCTGGTCGTCTACGGCGGCACCGGCAAGGCGGCCCGCGACTGGCGCAGTTACGACGCCATGGTCCGTACCCTGCGCACGCTCAAGCAGGACGAGACGATGCTCGTCCAGTCCGGCCGCCCCGTCGGGGTGATGCGGACCCACGAGTGGGCCCCGCGCGTGCTGCTCGCCAACTCCAACCTGGTGGGCGACTGGGCGAACTGGGAGGAGTTCCGCCGCCTGGAAGCGCTCGGCCTCACCATGTACGGCCAGATGACCGCGGGCTCCTGGATCTACATCGGCACCCAGGGCATCCTCCAGGGCACCTACGAGACCTTCGCCGCCGTCGCCGCCAAGAAGTTCGGCGGCACCCTCGCCGGAACCATCACCCTCACCGCCGGACTCGGCGGTATGGGCGGCGCCCAGCCGCTCGCCGTCACCATGAACGACGGCGTCGTGATCTGCGTGGACTGCGACCCGAGGGCCATCGACCGCCGGATCGAGCACCGCTACCTCGACGTACGGGCGGACGGTGTGGCGCACGCCCTCGCGCTCGCCACCGAGGCCCGCGACGCCCGCCGGCCGCTCTCGATCGGACTCCTCGGCAACGCGGCCGAGATCCTTCCCGGCCTGCTCGCCGCCGGGGCGCCCATCGACATCGTCACCGACCAGACGAGCGCCCACGACCCGCTGGCGTACCTGCCCGTGGGCGTCGGCTTCGACGAGATGGCCACGTACGCCGCCGAGAAGCCCGCCGACTTCACCCGCAGGGCCCGCGAGTCGATGGCCCGGCACGTGGAGGCGATGGTCGGGTTCATGGACGCCGGGGCCGAGGTCTTCGACTACGGCAACTCGATCCGGGGCGAGGCGCGCCTCGCCGGGTACGACCGGGCCTTCGACTTCCCCGGCTTCGTGCCCGCGTACATCCGGCCGCTCTTCTGCGAGGGCAAGGGGCCGTTCCGCTGGGCGGCGCTCTCCGGCGAGGCCGCCGACATCCACCGCACCGACCGGGCGATGCTCGACCTCTTCCCGGAGAACGAGTCCCTGCGCCGCTGGATCGGACTCGCCGGTGAACGCGTCCACTTCCAGGGCCTGCCCGCCCGGATCTGCTGGCTCGGCTACGGCGAACGCGACCGGGCCGGGGAACGCTTCAACGACATGGTGGCGAGCGGCGAACTCGCCGCCCCGCTCGTCATCGGCCGCGACCACCTCGACTGCGGCTCGGTGGCCTCCCCGTACCGGGAGACCGAGGCCATGCTCGACGGTTCGGACGCCATCGCCGACTGGCCGCTGCTCAACGCCATGGTCAACGTCGCCTCCGGGGCGTCCTGGGTCTCCGTCCACCACGGCGGCGGCGTCGGTATGGGGCGCTCCCTCCACGCGGGTCAGGTCACCGTCGCGGACGGCACCCCGCTCGCCGGGGAGAAGATCCGCCGGGTGCTCACCAACGACCCCGGCATGGGCGTCATCCGCCATGTCGACGCCGGGTACGAGGGCGCCGAGAGGGTCGCCGAGGAGCGCGGGGTCCGGGTCCCGATGCGCGAGGGTGAGCGCCGGGGCGAGGGCGACGCGGACGGGGCGGCCCCGGGCGCGGACGGGCGGGAGACCCCGTGA
- a CDS encoding allantoate amidohydrolase, translating to MWRDLAPLGRHSGSGGYRRYAWTGADADCRAWFRAQALARGLFHESDRNGNQWAWLGDPLAGDAVVTGSHLDSVPDGGAFDGPLGVVSAFAALDELRHRGVAFSRPLGIVNFGDEEGARFGLACVGSRLTAGRLTRAEAHRLTDAGGITLPRAMEAAGYDPEAIGPDPERLARIGAFVELHVEQGRSLDRTGDPVGIASAIWPHGRWRYDFRGEANHAGTTLLADRRDPMLTYAETVLAARREAELAGALATFGKVAVEPNGVNAVPSLVRGWLDARAADGATLDAVTAAVERAARDHAERAGLALDVVRESFTPVVEFEHALRDELTRILGGGGTEGGGRTEAGGVTGTGGRTRDGSRAVPVLATGAGHDAGILSASVPTAMLFVRNPTGVSHSPAEHADEPDRAAGVAALADVLEGLACR from the coding sequence ATGTGGCGCGACCTCGCCCCCCTCGGCCGGCACTCCGGCTCCGGCGGCTACCGCCGCTACGCCTGGACCGGCGCGGACGCCGACTGCCGGGCGTGGTTCCGCGCGCAGGCCCTCGCGCGCGGGCTCTTCCACGAGAGCGACCGCAACGGCAACCAGTGGGCCTGGCTCGGCGACCCCCTGGCGGGCGACGCCGTGGTGACCGGCTCGCACCTGGACTCCGTGCCGGACGGCGGTGCGTTCGACGGCCCGCTCGGGGTGGTCTCCGCCTTCGCCGCACTCGACGAACTCCGGCACCGCGGCGTGGCGTTCTCCCGTCCGCTGGGGATCGTCAACTTCGGCGACGAGGAGGGCGCCCGCTTCGGTCTCGCCTGCGTCGGCTCCCGGCTGACGGCCGGACGGCTCACCCGGGCCGAGGCCCACCGGCTCACCGACGCCGGGGGGATCACGCTGCCCCGCGCCATGGAGGCCGCCGGGTACGACCCCGAGGCGATCGGGCCCGACCCCGAACGCCTCGCCCGCATCGGCGCGTTCGTCGAACTCCACGTCGAGCAGGGCCGGTCCCTGGACCGTACCGGCGACCCCGTCGGGATCGCCTCCGCCATCTGGCCGCACGGCCGCTGGCGGTACGACTTCCGGGGTGAGGCCAACCACGCCGGGACCACCCTCCTCGCCGACCGCCGCGACCCGATGCTGACCTACGCCGAGACCGTCCTCGCCGCTCGCCGGGAGGCCGAACTCGCCGGGGCCCTCGCCACGTTCGGCAAGGTCGCCGTCGAGCCCAACGGCGTCAACGCCGTACCGTCCCTCGTCCGGGGCTGGCTCGACGCGCGGGCCGCCGACGGCGCCACCCTCGACGCCGTCACCGCCGCCGTCGAGCGGGCAGCCCGGGACCACGCCGAGCGGGCGGGCCTCGCGCTCGACGTCGTCCGCGAATCCTTCACCCCCGTAGTCGAGTTCGAGCACGCGCTGCGCGACGAACTCACCCGGATCCTCGGCGGGGGCGGCACGGAAGGCGGGGGCCGTACGGAAGCCGGGGGCGTCACGGGCACCGGGGGGCGCACCCGGGACGGGAGCCGTGCCGTGCCCGTCCTCGCCACGGGGGCCGGACACGACGCGGGTATTTTGTCCGCATCCGTGCCGACCGCCATGCTGTTCGTACGGAACCCCACCGGCGTCTCCCACTCGCCCGCCGAACACGCCGACGAGCCGGACCGCGCGGCCGGGGTCGCCGCACTCGCCGACGTACTGGAGGGTCTCGCATGCAGGTGA
- a CDS encoding formimidoylglutamate deiminase → MQVTTEYWLSHAWLGTHVEPGVALDVADGLITAVRTGVAAPPPGATVLRGLTLPGLANTHSHAFHRALRSITQAGSGTFWTWRERMYEIAAVLTPDTYYALARATYAEMALAGITAVGEFHYLHHGPGGTPYADPNAMGEALIAAAAEAGIRITLLDTAYLAAGFGEEPDHHQLRFSDTSADAWAERASALRGGDHALIGAAVHSVRAVPADQLETVAQWAADRAAPLHVHLSEQTAENEACLAAHGRTPTRLLADHGVLGPRTTGIHHTHLTDEDIALIGASGTGTCMCPTTERDLADGIGPAVALHRAGSPVSLGSDSHAVIDLFEEARAMELDERLRTHVRGHWTAAALLRAASATGHAALGRPEGGSIVAGAPADLATVALDSVRTAGPGDRLAAETAVFAATAADVRHTVVAGRHVVRDGRHALVDDVPAALTDAIAALRD, encoded by the coding sequence ATGCAGGTGACGACGGAGTACTGGCTCTCCCACGCCTGGCTCGGCACCCACGTCGAACCGGGGGTCGCCCTCGACGTCGCGGACGGGCTGATCACCGCCGTCCGCACCGGCGTCGCGGCCCCGCCGCCCGGCGCCACCGTGTTGCGCGGGCTCACCCTGCCGGGGCTGGCCAACACCCACTCGCACGCCTTCCACCGGGCCCTGCGTTCCATCACCCAGGCGGGCTCGGGGACCTTCTGGACGTGGCGGGAGCGGATGTACGAGATCGCCGCCGTGCTCACCCCCGACACCTACTACGCGCTCGCCCGCGCCACGTACGCCGAGATGGCCCTCGCGGGCATCACCGCGGTCGGCGAGTTCCACTACCTGCACCACGGTCCCGGCGGCACCCCCTACGCCGACCCCAACGCCATGGGCGAGGCGCTGATCGCCGCCGCCGCAGAGGCCGGCATCCGCATCACCCTGCTGGACACCGCCTACCTCGCGGCCGGCTTCGGCGAGGAACCCGACCACCACCAGCTCCGCTTCTCCGACACCAGCGCCGACGCCTGGGCCGAACGCGCCTCCGCGCTCCGGGGCGGCGACCACGCCCTGATCGGCGCCGCCGTCCACTCGGTACGGGCCGTCCCGGCCGACCAGTTGGAGACCGTCGCCCAGTGGGCCGCCGACCGTGCCGCCCCGCTCCACGTCCACCTCTCCGAGCAGACCGCGGAGAACGAGGCCTGCCTCGCCGCCCACGGGCGCACCCCGACCCGGCTCCTCGCCGACCACGGCGTCCTCGGCCCCCGCACCACCGGCATCCACCACACCCACCTCACCGACGAGGACATCGCGCTGATCGGCGCCTCCGGTACCGGCACCTGCATGTGCCCCACCACCGAACGGGACCTCGCCGACGGCATCGGCCCCGCCGTCGCCCTCCACCGCGCCGGCTCCCCGGTCTCCCTCGGCAGCGACAGCCACGCCGTGATCGACCTCTTCGAGGAGGCCCGCGCGATGGAGCTCGACGAGCGGCTGCGCACCCACGTCCGCGGCCACTGGACGGCCGCAGCCCTGCTCCGCGCGGCCTCCGCGACCGGCCACGCGGCCCTCGGGCGACCGGAGGGAGGCAGCATCGTCGCCGGAGCCCCGGCCGACCTGGCGACCGTGGCGCTGGACTCGGTGCGCACCGCCGGACCGGGGGACCGGCTCGCCGCCGAGACCGCCGTCTTCGCGGCGACCGCCGCCGACGTGCGGCACACGGTCGTCGCGGGGCGGCACGTCGTCCGCGACGGGCGGCACGCGCTGGTCGACGACGTGCCCGCGGCACTCACCGACGCCATCGCCGCCCTGCGCGACTGA